In Lolium rigidum isolate FL_2022 chromosome 3, APGP_CSIRO_Lrig_0.1, whole genome shotgun sequence, the genomic window CCCGTCGTTGTGGGAGATGCACTCTACTTGGTATGTGAGGATGGCGAAACAATCATGCGCTACAAATTCGCTGGCAAAAGGGGCCTATCACTGATCGAGCCGCCGGACGTTTACGAGGAAGGCGTTGTCCTCATGACGGTTGAGGATGGTGGACTTGGGATCGCTGGCCTTGACATGTCCACCCTCTACCTTTGGTCGCTGAAGACGGATCCTGGCGGAGTTTCGGGGTGGAAAACACGCGGGGTCATCAAGCTGGAGATGCTCCCCATCGATGACCTGAGATCATGGCGTCACTTGGTCGGCTTCGCCAAGGGATGCACTTCCGACATCGTTTTCGTGACCACAGATGCTGGCGTCTTCAAGATCGATCTCAAATCGGAAGAAGCGACGAAGGTGTGCGAGCATGGCAGCTCCCTCGTAATCTTTCCTTACACGAGCTTCTGCACCCCAGGTACTATCCTCGAGCCCACCAAGTTCTATATGTTTGACGTTTGTGAATATTCAGTGCTTTCTAATTTctgaattctcaaaaaaaaaaaaattgcaattgGAAAGATTTACCGATGGACCAGTTGGCATATAGTAGTATATATATCATGCTCTATTGTTCTCTCTGAGTTGCCAGTAAGCTGCCATTCCTGGCTAAATTTTGCACTAAGCTTTCTGAGATGGTAGCATGCTTCAACTATTCTATCTTTTGCAAGAAGGAAATGGAGAGCACATTAGTTATTGGATGGATGATTGGCTAGATGACGGACATGACATCTTTCCTAGAAATTCCCTATGATCTTGTTAACCTAACTTTCAGCTTGTTTTAGGAAACTTAAGTTTCAGAAATTGTGATGTGAACAAGTTTTCTTTTTTCAGAGGGCATCAGACATATTAGATTCATAAGAATATTAGTAGAGTactaggttttttttttgtatcatAAGCATATATAGTTCACTACTAGTACTATATATCTTCCCACCATGTTTGCCATGTTCTAAAAAGGTAAAACAAAAATACGGTTTGCTCTTTGTTGTCATGCTATGTGAGTCGTATCTGATTTAGTTTTCTGTGACTTTGGAGCTCGATGGAAATAATTTTGAAGGTCCTGTGCATGTATAAACCACAGTTTTGTAAACAATTATCTGAATTTGTCATCCAGTTCATTCATGTAGCATTAAGTTCCTCTAGTAAGGACTTAAGCTTTTGAGAACTGGGTGCTGGACCAGTGTTAGGGCAGCACAGTTGTGCCCCATGATGACCTGGGCTCAAATCGTGTAATCAAAATTAACATCGCTGGTTATTTCGTGTAGAATAATCAGTATTTCTTGTTTCATACCTCTTAATACAACGCCGTGGGGGTTTCTCCCCCTGTTGGTCAAGTCTTTTTTAACATCCACCGCTTATTGGGTCTTCAACCCGTTGCGACGTGCTGATAGTGCTCAGCTGAATGAGAGACCACATGTTCCTTGATTCATGAGTACCTCCAGTCAGGTCACGTCTTCTCTGAAAACTAGTGGGGTGATCCGCGGGTAGATTCCTTGTGTAATGTTTGCAACTCTACATAATTATGACTCATTTAAATTTAATCCCAACTTTCAATGCtttggataaaaaattaaatttaaaagaaCATGCAGTACAAAGTTCATTACAATAAAATACAGTCCCATCTTCATAGGATTTTGAAATGTATTACTCAAACATTTAATAGTAACAAAAATAGGAACATGCATGTTTGCGATGCTAACTTTTAAAGCTTTGCTCACATGTTGGTAAGTGTTTGAATTTAGTTCCCCAAATTTGCTTACTCGGGATAGACATTTATACATAAAAAACTCAAAAGTAATTTTGTATAACCTTCTTAAGGTATCTGAAATGCATTACTTAAAACATGCATAAAGGGATTAGGCAACTGAACTCAAACATTTGCACAGTTATCTCATAAGGATCTTttgttgcaattttttttttatctcccCTCAGTTGTATGCATGTGTAGACATTTAAAATGGTGAAGAAAATGCAgcccaacatgaaagttgtagatatTTTTTATGCTCTTGTAGTCTTATGATACTTGACGTGTACTATTACTTAAACATTTATATAATTGAACAAATATAGTCGTGCAACGTTTGTTGTTATGTAGTGTTCATATCAGCTTATTGGTCCATCAGTTATGTGACAAATTTGTTTTGTAGTGCTCATACATCTAGTAATAATCTCTTTTTGCAGTATCTGTTTGAATTTCTCCCTAATTTTGATTCATGAGATAGAAATTTAAAACTAACCTCATGTAGGCAACAAAACTTGGTTGATTTTTCATATGATTTTGTTAGCACATTGGAAAAACATTTCTTCTATTTCTTACACTTCGTTTTCATCCCGGGATACACTGGTTGAAATTAATTGCATGTCCAATGAGAAAATCAGTGTGTAGTTATCGCGTTTACAACGTCCATATTTGTTATGTAGTGTTCACACCATGATCCAGCATGTACAAGTTAAGGGTGTATCTTTGTTTATTTCTACAACTTTCACCATTTTTTCGCATATGAAATTAATGTTAGAGATATAGGCTCAATTCTAGATGGAATTAAATTAATGATGGGTTAAATAGGAACAACTTAAACTGTAGAAAGTATTGGAGAATATCAGGGATTAAGTATTGGTTAGAGTTGAGGAGGCTAAAAAGACTTACATTGTGAAGTAGCGTGAGAATCGGCTTTGTTTTACAGCTTCCATTTAGTCCTACCAGCCTAGCCTACGACAATAACTTTCATGTCAGATTAGGCTCAACTCTCAGTGAAGTTAATGAGAGATTAATTAGGAATAACATAAGCAGCAAAGAGTTGTAAATGAGACTTGATGCTTTAAGTTAAAGTTGAAAAGACTCCATTTCAAAATGGTTGCTTACTGAGAATCAGAAAACAAAGTATGTGTAATCTTGATATGGCACCCAATAAACTGCTCACGTCAGCCTGTCCAGAGCCTTTGTTGTAACCTTGCCTTTTATTTTCTtaatactagatgataccccgcgcgttgcggcgggataTTTTTAGTGATGTATAGGATAAAAATTTACATATTTAGCTTTGTGAACGCTTTGATGTAAAGCGGCACATAACTTATTCGATAGTTAGTAAAAAAATATATTACATCATCTTAGTAGTTCTTAAGTGCATTGGTAACTATTTTGTGTCTTTCTAGATCTTTTTGTCATCGAAAAGGATATCCATGacatatctttttccatttttgatGTATTCGATTGTGAAGAGTGTATGATCCGATCCTACTATGCTTGTGAGATGAGCACATGAAAGTCCCCCTTGGTTCCCTTCTTCCAGAGTTAGATGCAGGGGCCGTCTCATATCCTTGAGTTTTTGCATTGCTTTCGTATATACATCTTGTTGGCTTCTATGGGTCGATCAGTTGAAGATAGAAGTACGCACGCGGCGGGTCTCAGTCTTGTCCTGAAAGATAGAAAGAAATTTACATGAATGTAGGAATGTGAAATATAAACAAAAAAATTCTTTCTGATGACAAAGAAatttctttctatctattcttaaGTTGTGCACGACGGGCCGATTATCGGAAGAAGCTGAATGGTCTAATTGAGGGGTGACAGCAGGTTCGGACTGACGGCGTGGTCGTCCATGAATGCGTGAGATGGGATGACTAACATGATGGTTTGTACGGTTTTCAGAACTATCAGGTGCATCCATCTTTTCAAGCGTAGAGGGGAGAATTGAAAAGAAGAGGTACTGTTCTTGTGGTCTATAGACAATATATATCTGAAGACATGCATTGATGGAAGATTGCAGCAGAGAAAATTACAATGTAACTAAATAGTTAATACAGGAGAGGCAAAAAAATAAAAGGTGCATATGCTCAGCTAATGTAAATTCAAACATAAGAGCAGGAGGTTAGATTGAGGAGCAGGAGATTAGATTTGCTTACCAATGAAAGGAGTTGGTCTGTAGTGTCGTACAGGTGATGCTAGCTGCTGTTTCCTAGCTTGAGCGAGGAGACCAGGAAGTGAATATCCAAGGAATTCTTGACCGAGCAGACCGGGAAGTGCCAAAATCAAAAGAAATCCGGTGGCGATGAGGTGCCAGTAGACAGAATCGAACCAAAATAGTACGCTGTAGAGGCAAAACGTGGAGCGGATTTGCCAGCCGTAGCTTAATCTACCAGATTGGGAATACAGAGTGAGGCATTGaaaataagagagagagagagagagagagagagagagagagaattagAATCGGCAGCTGGCTGTACCTGCGCGGAGGCGGGTGGCAGTGATGGCGGGGCGAGCAGGGTCTCTGACTGAAGCGTATGGCACCATGGTTTTCCTTTTAAGTTGAGGGCGGTGGCGACTGATTTGTTGGATGGAGCAGTTTCTATTGCTAATTGCTGGGATTTATGAGATGTAATCATCAGGATTTGTGAGGAGGAGGCTAGAGGTCGGGGGTGGAACAATTATGGCTAGAAAATTGGTGGGCGGATGACGGAAGGTCTGGCGCAGCTGAGGAAGACGAACAACAGTTGTAGGGGATGGAAAGGTCAGACGTTGAGCGAGTCGTGGAAGGAAAGTTGCGAGGGCCAGAAGGATGAAGGCGGGCTATTTGGGAACCAAGGTCGCTACCACTCTACGGCCCAGGTCGGTCCAGCCCGCGTAGGAAGAATGTAGCGACGAAGCGAGACGAACGGAGGCAGGACGTACGTGGTAAAATAAAAGGGTGACGTGGCTTCACCAAAATGCAGGAAAATGAGGTAGTGGGGGAttcctatttagagataaaagattaACCTGAGACCAGTAAATCACCACCATTCATTTTCTGttattttaataatataatagatacccCTTCAATCTAATGGAGTATCTGAGATAAGCAATTAAGCATCCATTTGTGCACTACTTTCTAGGCAAATTTGTGCACTCCTTCAATCTCAAACATCCTGCTCCAGTCTGTTCGATTGCTATTGCTTATACTTAAAGAAAGGCACCTGCGGCAGCTGGGTCATTAGCGTCGGTGGGCGGTCAAGCATGCGACTCGTGCTGCTAGCGCTTGGTTCCTTGTCGATGTTACTTGTATTTTACCTCTTAATCTAAGTCTTGGTGCCGAATAaacaccattgttgactttgGTTCCTCTGGGGTGTTGGTTGCGAGTTATTagcatatgttttttttttgccttcaTCCGCATTTTTGTTTCCATATTGCTGATGCATTTTTAAAAAACTTTGTGAGAGCTAGCGAGGTTCAATGTATGAATATGGGGAGCAGTTTTGCTTTCCATTCTAGGATAAATCTTACCGAGTGCAGAACTAACATACTCCTATTGGTGTTACTGAGATATAACATTTCTGAGTTTACTCTCTGTACATTTTCAGGTCGTGCTAACGGCAGATTACCATCTCCAGCGGCAACCTAGTCATCTATTACCTACCCTGTCAATGATAGTTCGTCTGTTGCTGGCTTGCTGCCATCCTGCAGTTTAAGTGAGAAGTGAGAACATTGTTAGTCACTATGACCAGTTATGGTTCTTGTCAAATTATCCATGAACATGTGTCCAAAACTACCTTGTAATATTTTGGCTCATCATCCTTATGTGCTCGCCGCAACCACCTAAATATTAGTATCTGTGTTCCTACATTCCCTGAAAAAATTATCCTTTGTGGTCGTTATGTCGTGTTCATTGTGATCATGACTTCTAAGGATTGATATTTGGAGAGCTTAACATATGTTTATTGCCTTCATCCCAGTTTTTGTGTCTGTTTTTTTGCTTAGTTAGTTTCATCCCAGTTTTTTTTGGACTGGCTTGCTTTTGCTTGTGCTGACTGTCGAGATACCTGCAATGCTATAGGCATAATTTATTTGTCAACTGGCTGCTGTGCTGTGCACTAATCATGTCACGGAGGTAAAGTCCTGAAAACTACTGGCTACATGTCACGTATCAGAATATGATGGAAGACGATCCTCGTCAAAGTCATCCGATCGATGTTTTTGTTGCTAGCGCATGCATGGTCTACCTAAGTGAATGTAAGATTGTCAAAGCCCGGTTGACGATGCTAGAAGCCATGTTTTACAAACTAAATTTGATGGAGTCAGTTGTGCGGCGGAAGGCGAGGCTGGAGAGAATCTGCAAAAATCAAAATCTCGGACTGTTCTATTCTATACTATGTCACATTTTGCTTCGCCTGCCACATCATACTTATTGAGATTTTTTCGATAAaatgaatatattaatatcaggagATACCAAATGCACCTAGCTCCGCAACAACACAATGCCCTAATgatagtacggatgcacatatccaaaaaaaaaaaaaaactaagaaataaaaattcCACCATAGCATTTCagccctaacaacaacaatagaaccaccgccaagacaacatctGAACTTCAggctcttcaaaagcgacgcctccaaaaagggAACAGTGCATCAGcgttgtcgtcgcccgatcaaagatcataGATTTTCACCTGAAGATAGTCCGCActtctttttttttcgagagtacgcgaACGCGTACCTTACTTTTGTAGAAGATAGAATATATTTACAAGAGAGGCATGCTATGACAACCAAAGCAAACCAAGCACCTCCCAAACACACACAACAACTACTCTCTAACCATTATCAAACACTCCCTACCCTACTCTATGGGCCTGCCTAATCATCCGAAACTCCTCCAAGATACGAGCAACCAAGGTAGGAACCGTCTACTGTCTCTGCACATTTTGGAAACAAAACGCATTCCTGTTCTTCCAAACGCCATGGCAGGCAGTGCAAACCAGTCCGTCAAACCATTTCCTGTCCTTGGCGCTGAATCTCGCCCTCTCACGTGTCCACCAGTTCTGAATCGTGCTGTCAGTTGTAGGAATTTTGAAATTCAGCTGGAGGGCGTGGCGGCAGAGATGCCAGACTTCCCTGGGAACACACATTGCACCAAGATGTGCTCGGCAGAGTCTTCCTCTTGGAGGCACAAAAAGAAAGGGGACGATTGTGCTTGCAAGCCATGCCGCAGCCTTTTGTCCGAAGTCCAGATCCTATGCTGAGCCGCCAACCAGATAAAAAGTTCGCTCTTGGGTGTACCCTTGCTCTGCCAAATAACCTCCCCCAACTCCCACCTGATGCTCCCTTCCATCATCATACTATAAGCCGAGCTCGCTGAGTATTCACCACCGCTCGTCCATGACCATATGAATCGATCTGGACTGTCCACCTCCCTCGCCACCGAAGAGACAGTTAGCCATAAGCGAACACATTCTCTTGCTCCCAGGGTAGCTACGTTGCCCTGGATGTCCAGCATCCATCAATTGTCCTGCAGCGCTTGCTGTACAGTCCTCACATTCTTTGCTCTCATGGAGAAGTGATGTGTAATCCCCGGCGCGTACTCGCTGGCCGATCGGTCGTGTATCCATCGGTCTCTCCAGAACAAAACCTCGCTGCCAATGCCAACCCGAATATGCACGAGGTTGTCAAACGCTTCTCTCGCCTGCACATCCTTGATCATCGATAATCCCTGCCAGGGCCTAGCAGGATTAGTCCTCCTCAACCATTCctgtcgtggatgtgaccacggcaggtactaccgggggtagcacttcgttgatacgGGGGCAAGGAGGCATGGCCATCTGCGGG contains:
- the LOC124698587 gene encoding uncharacterized protein LOC124698587, which codes for MRYKFAGKRGLSLIEPPDVYEEGVVLMTVEDGGLGIAGLDMSTLYLWSLKTDPGGVSGWKTRGVIKLEMLPIDDLRSWRHLVGFAKGCTSDIVFVTTDAGVFKIDLKSEEATKVCEHGSSLVIFPYTSFCTPGRANGRLPSPAAT